From Streptomyces sp. NBC_01551:
TCGCCGGGCAGGCCGGGGACGGCTTCAGCGCCGACGACCGCAGCCTCCTGGAGCTCTACGCCGACCAGGTGGCCGCCGGACTCGAATCGGTCGCCGCTCGCTGGGCCGGACACAAGGCCCCGGCGCCGCAGGCACATCTGGGTCAGTCCCTGGTGCCTGATCACGGCGGCGCGTTCATCGTGGAACTGAGCACCGGCCGCATGGAGGCCCACGCGCACGTGCTGGAGCTGCTCGGCCTGCCCCCCGAGCAGTTCGACGGGCAGGTGGAGACCCTGCTCGCGTGCGCCGTCCCCGACGACATGCCCGCGCTGATGGCGATCGTGGAGCCGGACCGGCTGGCCGCCGCCGGGCAGCAGCTGGCGTTCCGTATCCGCCGCCCCAACGGCGAGCTGCGCTGGCTGGGGCTGCGCTGCCGCGTGGAGGTGGACTCCGACGGCAGGCCGCGGCGCGTCCTGGGCGTGGTGGCCGATGCCACCTATCTGCGCCCCAGCGCCGACGAAGTCTCCCTCGTGCAGCGGCTGTCGGCCACGCTGGCGGGAGCCGCGACCATCCGGGAGGTCAGCAGGCTGGCGGTCGCCGCCCTGCGGGAGCCGCTCGGCGCCTCCCGGGTCGCGGTCGGCGAACTGGAGCCCGAGCGGCTCATCGTCACCGCCCTCGACCCTCCGGAACCCGATGCCTGGCCCGAGGTGTGGCGCTCGGAATGGCGGTCCGAGTGGCCCGACGCCCCGCTGGCCGACCTCCCCACCCTGCAGAGCGCCCTGCGCGGGGGGCACATGAGCCTGTGGCCGCCGGGCGCGGACCTCGAACCCGGTCTGCTGGGCGTGGGGCCCGGCGGTCTCGCCGTGCTGCCGCTGCCCGCCGACGGCCGGATGGTCGGGGTGTGCCTGGTGGGGTGGGACACGGAGCACCGGTTCGGACCCGAGGAGCGGTCGCTCCTGACCGCGACCGCGGGGCTGGTGGGGCAGGCGCTGGTGCGCGCCCACGCCCTGGACGCGGGCCACGAACTCGCCACCATGCTCCAGCGCAGTCTGCTGCCCCGCAAGCTCCCGGAGCTGCCGGGCGGGGTCGCCGTGGCCCGCTACCTTCCGGCGACGGCCGGGCTGGAGGTGGGCGGCGACTGGTACGACGTCATCCCTCTCCGTGACGGTCATGTGGCGTTCGTCATCGGGGACGTCCAGGGGCACAGCGCGGGGGCCGCCACCATCATGGGCCAGATGCGCACGGCGGTCAGGGCCTATGCGGTGGAGGGCCACCCGCCCGATGTGGTGGTCGCGCGGGCCAACCGTCTGCTCGTCGGCATGGAGACCGACCTGTTCGCCACCTGCGGGTACGTGGACCTGGACATGGAGGAGGGCATCGCCCGGGTCGTCCGGGCCGGCCATCTGCCGCCGGTCCTGCGCCACCCCGACGGCGTCGCCGAGGAGATGGTGGTCGAGGGCGGGCCCCCGCTGGGCGTGCTCGCGGAAGCCGAGTTCCCGATGACCGAGGTGGGGCTGGTCCCCGGCACCGTGCTCGTCCTGCTGACGGACGGCCTGGTCGAGTCCGCGAGGCTGCCGATGGAGGAGGGCATGCGGCGGGTGTGCGGCGTGCTCGCGGCGGCCAACCCGGTCGATGCCGGAGGCGTCGCCGACGAGTTGGTCGTCAGCGGGGGCCGTCGCGACGACGACGTGGCCTTGCTGCTGCTGCGCTACGACGGTACGGGGGGCCGGCCGATGCGGAGCCACTGGACGGTGTGGCGGCTGCCCAACGCGGTCCTGCACGCGCGCCGCTTCACCGCCCGCACCCTGCGGTCCTGGGGGGTGGAGGAGGAACTCGACGCGGCGCTGCTGGTGGTGTCCGAGCTGGTCACCAACGCCATCGCGCACACGCAGGGCGAAGTGGGCATGGACTTGACCCTGTCGGCGGACCGGCTGCGGATCGCGGTGAACGACGCGTCACCGCGCAGCCCCGTCAAACCGGTATGGGTGAGCTGGGAGTCGACCGGCGGCCGCGGGCTGCTCATCGTCGATGCGACGACGACGGCCTGGGGCTCGGTACCGCTCAGCGGCGGCAAACAGGTGTGGGCGGAGATCCCCCTGGCACCGTCGGGCGACCGGCCCCCGCAGTGAGCCGTGTCCGCCACCACCGATGAGTTTCGCGGCGTCCGGCGGTCTGTCTCCTCGTAAGCCCGAAGAACCGAGCAGCCGCCCCGGAAGGGTGAGGAAAATGAAGTACATGATCCAGCTGAACGTCCCGGCAGCCGAGTGGGACGACGTCATGTCGTCGTACTCGAAGGACGACATGGCAGCCATGTTCGCCCACATGGGCGCCCTCAACAACGACCTGACTTCCGCCGGGGAATGGGTGGAGGGGCGGGGCCTCGGTGGGCCCTCGCTGGTCAAGACGGTGCGGGCCGGAAACGACGGGCGGCCTCAGGTCACCGACGGGCCGGCCCAGGCGGGACCCATCCTGGCCGGGTACTGGGTGGTCGACGTCACGAGCGAGGAGCGGGCCCTGGAGATCGCCGCACGGGCGTCGGCCTGCCCCGGACCCGGCGGGAAGCCCGGCAGCGAACCGGTCGAAGTGCACCTGATCCCCGAGGACCCGACAGAGGCCTGAGCCGGCCGCCGGTCACGCCCTGCTCAGGTAGCCGCCCGGCCGTCGACCGGGATGCCCAGTCGGTCGGCCAGGGCGGTGAGGGTCGGCCCCAGGGGGAGCGCGACCCGGGTGAGGGCGTGCTGGTCGCCGCGGGTCGGGTCGTGGTTGACGATCAGCACGGGCTTGCCGGCCCGGGCCGCCTCGCGGACGAACCGCAGCCCGGACATCACCGTCAGTGAAGAGCCCAGGACCAGGAGCGAGGCCGCCTCACCGACCAGGTCGCGGCAGTGCTCGACCCGCTGCGCCGGAACGGATTCGCCGAAGAACACCACGTCCGGCTTGAGGACGCCGCCGCACCGCGCGCACGGCACCACGCGGAAGTCCCCGACCTGCCCGTCGGTGAGGTCGGCGTCACCGTCCGGGTTCAGTCCGGCGGCGACCGGCTCGAACCCGGCGTTGGCCTCCTCCAGCCGCCGAGCGAGGTCGCGGCGCGGGCAGAAGGCGCCGCAGGAAAGGCAGACGACCCGCGCCAGGCTGCCGTGGAGTTCCACCACGCCCTCGCTGCCGGCGGCCTGGTGCAGGCCGTCGACGTTCTGGGTGATCACCCCCGAGAGCAGGCCGTGCCGCCCGAACGCCGCCACGGCCCGGTGCCCGGCGTTCGGCCGGGCCCGGCCGAACGTGCGCCAGCCCAGGTGGCTGCGCGCCCAGTACCGGCGCCGCGCCTGGGCGTCGGCGGTGAATTCCTGGTAGGTCATCGGGGTGTGTCGGCGCAGGCTCCCGCCCTTGCCCCGGTAGTCGGGGATGCCCGACTCCGTGGACATGCCGGCCCCGCTGAGCACCAGCACACCGCCGCCGCGCAGCGCGTCGGCGACCGGCTCCGGATCGGCGGTGCCGGGCCGTAGGTCCCCGGTGGGCGTCCAGCTCAGAGTGGGGCGCATGCGCATGCCGCCAGGGTACGCAACACGCGACGGCGCCACCGGCGGGTTCGCCGCTCAACCGCGCAGCCGCGCGTTGAGCCGGGCGGCCTGCCGCGTGAGGTGGTCGCGTTCGGGGATGTTGGGCGCCGATCGGGCGGCCAGGGCGTAGAGCCGTGCCGCGGTCACCGGATCACCGTCACGCTCGTGCAGGTACGCCTCGACGGCGGCGTGCCGTGGCAGGGAGGGGTCGAGCCCCGCCAGGGCGGCCAGGCCGGCCCGCGGGCCGTCGGCCTCGCCCACCGCGACGGCCCGGTTGAGGCGGGCCACCGGGCTGTCGGTGAGGCGCACCAGTTCGTCGTACCACTCGACGATCTGCACCCAGTCGGTCTCCTCGACGCTCCGGGCGTCGCCGTGGAGCGCGGCGATGGCCGCCTGGGCCTGGAATTCGCCCAGGCGGTCGCGGGCGAGGGCGGCCTGGAGCACCGCGACGCCCTCGGTGATCAGGTGGGTGTTCCACAGGCTGCGGTCCTGCTCGGCGAGCGGCACGAGCCTGCCGTCGGGGCCGGTCCGTGCCGGGCGCCGTGCGTGGTGGAGCAGCATGAGCGCCAGCAGGCCCGCGACCTCCTCGTGGTCGGTCTTGGCCGCCAGCCGGCGCGTGAGCCGGATCGCCTCGGCGGCGAGGTCGACGTCGCCGGAGTAGCCCTCGTTGAAGACCAGGTAGAGCACGCGCAGCACCGTGGCCACGTCACCGGGCTGGTCGAACCGGACGCCGGAGACGGTCCGCTTGGCCCTGCTGATGCGCTGGGCCATGGTCGCCTCCGGCACCAGGTAGGCCCGCGCGATCTGCCGCGTGGTCAGACCGCCGACCGCGCGCAGCGTGAGTGCGACGGCTGATGCCGGTGTCAGGGAGGGGTGCGCGCACAGAAAGTAGAGCTGGAGCGTGTCGTCCACGGCCCCGCCCGGGCCGGGCACGGGCTCGGCCCGCGCCAGCTCCTCTCGCCGCCGCCGGGAAGTGTCGGCGCGGGCGGCGTCGAGGAACTTCCGCCAGGCCACCGTGACCAGCCAGCCCTTGGGGTCCCGAATGGGTCCCCCGCTCGAAGAGCTCGGGGAGGACTCCTCCGGCCACCCGCGCACGGCCTCGACCAGGGCGTCCTGCACGGCGTCCTCGGCCGCCGCGAAGTCGGCTCCGCGACGGACGAGGACACCGATCACCGCGGGCACCAGTTCCCTGAGCAGCGACTCGTTCACTCGGTGGCCGTCGGCTGCACGCCGTAGAACGGACGCACCTCGAGCCACTCGTGGATCGGCTTCCCACCCGCACCCGGAGCCGCGGACAGCTCGCCGGCCAGTTCGAGCGCGCGCTCGTAGGTCTCGACGTCGATCACCATCCAGCCGGCGATCAGGTCCTTGGTCTCCGCGAACGGGCCGTCGGTGACCGGCGGCCGCCCCTCGCCGTCGTAGCGGACGAAGGTTCCCTCCGGGGAGAGCGCCTGACTGTCGACGAACTCGCCGGTGCCCTCGAGCCGAGCGGCGAAGTCGTTCATGTACCGCACGTGGGCCGACACCTCCTCCGGCTCCCACTGGTCCATCGGCACGTCGTTGACCGATGCCGGCGCGCCCCGGTAGTGCTTGAGCAGCAGGTACTTGGCCATCTTGTTCTCCTTGACGAGGTACGGCCCCCAGTGTGGCCGTGTTCGCTCCCGGGACGGAGCCGCGCGCGGGTTCTCGACATTCCGGCGCGAAGTTTTCCGCGGAATTCCCCGACCCGGCCCGGGATCACTCGCCCGGCTCAACGAGTAGCGCTGTGTGACCGCCGTGGCCCACGATTCCCCGCAGTGGCGCGGGCAGTCGGCCCCGTTCGTCGGAGTGCTGTGCCCTTATTGCCCGGATACCCTTGGAAATGTGATCGAGTCTGGACGGCCGCGGCTGCGTCGGCGCTACGGCCGGGGGTGGCTCGTGCGGCTGTCGCCGGTCATTCTGACCATCGTGATCGCCAGCCTGGCCTACGCCACGCCGCCGGAAATGGCCTTCAGCCGCCTCCTGCCCGCCGCGCCGGCCCTGGCCGCCGCCATGTGGCCGGTGCTCCCCACCGTCCTGCTCGGGACGGTCTGCCTCTGCCTGATGATCGGCCTGGGCCTCGTCTTCCCCGACCTGGGAACGTGGTGGACGGCCGCGGGGATCGTCGCGGTCACCGTGGCCGCCGCATACGGAAGCCACCTCCGGCTCCAGCGGGAGCGCACCCTCTTCCAGGTACGGCTCGTCGCCGACGCGGCGCAGCAGGTGGTGCTGAGCCCCATGCCGCGCCGCTTCGGGAACATCGAGATCGAGTCGCTGTACCTCGCGGCCGCGGCCGAGGCCCGCATCGGCGGGGACTTCTACGAGGTGGTCGACACCCCGTACGGAGTCAGGCTGCTCATCGGTGACGTGCGGGGCAAGGGCCTGCCGGCCGTGGGGGCGGCCGCGGCGATCGTCAACGCCTTCCGGGAAGCGGCCTACGACGAGACCGACATGGTCAACGTCGCACGCAGGATGGACGCCAGCAGCACCCGCTACAACGCCGCCTTCCCCCCGGAGGGGCCGATGGAGCGCTTCGCCACCGCCCTTCTCGTCGAGATCCCGCACGTGGGCAGACACATCGGCATCCTCAACTGCGGACACCCCCCGCCGCTGCTCCTGAGCCGCGGGAACCTCCGTGTCCTCGACCCCGACACCCCCTCGCCACTGCTCAGCCTCGCGGAGCTGATCGGCGATCACTACAACATCGACACCTTCGACTTCACCCCCGGCGACCTGCTGCTCCTCTACACCGACGGGATCGCCGAGGCCCGCGCCCGCGACGGCGAGTTCTTCCCGCTGACGGCCTGGATGCGCCGGCAGCCCCCGACGCCGCCCGGCGAACTGCTCACGGCCCTCCACCGCGACCTCGTCCACTACAGCAGGGGACGCCTCGACGACGACGTCGCCGCCCTCGCCGTACGCCTGCGCGAGCCCTGAGGCACGGAGTCCCGGCGAGCGGCCCGCGCCACTCGACCTCGATGGCGCACGAATTTCAGCCAAACCCGACCAGAATGATCGTTTCCTTTGCGCAATCCTGCTCTGATCGTGGCCGAAGACAACCGTACGAGGTTGTGGATCGGTCACGGTGGGAAGGGTTGGTGCGCCAAATGGCGGGAACTCATCGATGTCCGCCCCCGTCGTGGATCGTCACACTCCGGCACCGAGCCGGTCGGCCCGACCATCGTCGAATGTGCAGCGCGTTCACGTCCTTGCATGACGCAGCGAGTCTCCGACAGCCCGTTCACGCCCTTGAACTGGAGTTTCCTTCGAACGGCAGCCCGCTCGCGTGTGTGGTCCGCACACCGATGTGCGCCGAAAGGGAGGTAGGGATCCCATGAGAGTGCAGGACATCGAACTTCCCATACTGCGGATGCCATGCCCGGTGCGGCTGAATCCGTACCTGTCGGTCCTGCGCGAGGAGAGCGAGACGTGGGCGCGCGAGACGGGCATGCTGGCCGGCGACGAAACCCGGTCGGCCCGGCCGATCTGGACCCGGTCCCAGTTCCACGCGATGGCTGTCGACCAGCTGACCGCATGGACCCTTCCCGACGCCTCGCTCGTCGGCCTCCGGCTCAATCACCGGTTCAACCTCTGGGCCCTGGCCTGGGACGACTACTTCGCCTCCGCCTTCAAGCAGACGGGCGACCTGGCGGGCGCGCGGGCCTTCACCGCCCGTCTCCACGCCTTCCTGCCTCCGGAGCCGGGCACGCGGCTGCCGGAGCCGGCCAACGCGGTCGAGCAGGGAATGGCCGACCTCCAGCAACGCCTGTTCCCGCCGAGGCTCGCGCACTGGCGGCGGGGGCTCAACCGGGCGCTGGGACGTTACATCGACGCCGGAGTCCAGGAACTGGTCAACAGCCGCGCCGGCCGCGTCCCCGACCTCATCGAGTACGCCCAGTTCCGCCGGGAGAGCTTCGCCGCGTACACCGCCCCCTACTCCGTCGAACTCGCCACCGGCGCACGGATCCCCGAGCGGATCCGGCACAGCCGGACCGTCTGCGCCCTCCTCGACGCCTTCATGGACTACATGGGGCTGGCGAACGACATCGCCTCCTACCAGCGGGAGGTTCACGACGAGTACGACGTCAACAACCTCGTCGTCGTCCTGGAGACGTCCCTGGGCATCACCGTCCAGGAGGCGATGCGCGCCGCCGCTGATCTGGTCACCGCCCGGCTGCGCCACTTCGAGCACCTCATACAGAGCGAGCTGCCCCCGCTCGTCCAGCGGGCCGGACTGGACCAGGGCGAACGGATCGAGCTGGAGGCCTGGCTCCGAGGTGCCTGGAGTTTCCTGTCCGGG
This genomic window contains:
- a CDS encoding SpoIIE family protein phosphatase, whose product is MTGHGFAFCGAELAAVYVVADQGRELHLAELTGNRGVLYGLPAILAVAGHSPAANAYRSGRPLWLTPQELATFIEDDPHHFPTRVRDGDPDPPARISLGALPLGHRDQELGCLIVAGQAGDGFSADDRSLLELYADQVAAGLESVAARWAGHKAPAPQAHLGQSLVPDHGGAFIVELSTGRMEAHAHVLELLGLPPEQFDGQVETLLACAVPDDMPALMAIVEPDRLAAAGQQLAFRIRRPNGELRWLGLRCRVEVDSDGRPRRVLGVVADATYLRPSADEVSLVQRLSATLAGAATIREVSRLAVAALREPLGASRVAVGELEPERLIVTALDPPEPDAWPEVWRSEWRSEWPDAPLADLPTLQSALRGGHMSLWPPGADLEPGLLGVGPGGLAVLPLPADGRMVGVCLVGWDTEHRFGPEERSLLTATAGLVGQALVRAHALDAGHELATMLQRSLLPRKLPELPGGVAVARYLPATAGLEVGGDWYDVIPLRDGHVAFVIGDVQGHSAGAATIMGQMRTAVRAYAVEGHPPDVVVARANRLLVGMETDLFATCGYVDLDMEEGIARVVRAGHLPPVLRHPDGVAEEMVVEGGPPLGVLAEAEFPMTEVGLVPGTVLVLLTDGLVESARLPMEEGMRRVCGVLAAANPVDAGGVADELVVSGGRRDDDVALLLLRYDGTGGRPMRSHWTVWRLPNAVLHARRFTARTLRSWGVEEELDAALLVVSELVTNAIAHTQGEVGMDLTLSADRLRIAVNDASPRSPVKPVWVSWESTGGRGLLIVDATTTAWGSVPLSGGKQVWAEIPLAPSGDRPPQ
- a CDS encoding YciI family protein, with the protein product MKYMIQLNVPAAEWDDVMSSYSKDDMAAMFAHMGALNNDLTSAGEWVEGRGLGGPSLVKTVRAGNDGRPQVTDGPAQAGPILAGYWVVDVTSEERALEIAARASACPGPGGKPGSEPVEVHLIPEDPTEA
- a CDS encoding NAD-dependent protein deacetylase; translated protein: MRMRPTLSWTPTGDLRPGTADPEPVADALRGGGVLVLSGAGMSTESGIPDYRGKGGSLRRHTPMTYQEFTADAQARRRYWARSHLGWRTFGRARPNAGHRAVAAFGRHGLLSGVITQNVDGLHQAAGSEGVVELHGSLARVVCLSCGAFCPRRDLARRLEEANAGFEPVAAGLNPDGDADLTDGQVGDFRVVPCARCGGVLKPDVVFFGESVPAQRVEHCRDLVGEAASLLVLGSSLTVMSGLRFVREAARAGKPVLIVNHDPTRGDQHALTRVALPLGPTLTALADRLGIPVDGRAAT
- a CDS encoding RNA polymerase sigma factor — encoded protein: MNESLLRELVPAVIGVLVRRGADFAAAEDAVQDALVEAVRGWPEESSPSSSSGGPIRDPKGWLVTVAWRKFLDAARADTSRRRREELARAEPVPGPGGAVDDTLQLYFLCAHPSLTPASAVALTLRAVGGLTTRQIARAYLVPEATMAQRISRAKRTVSGVRFDQPGDVATVLRVLYLVFNEGYSGDVDLAAEAIRLTRRLAAKTDHEEVAGLLALMLLHHARRPARTGPDGRLVPLAEQDRSLWNTHLITEGVAVLQAALARDRLGEFQAQAAIAALHGDARSVEETDWVQIVEWYDELVRLTDSPVARLNRAVAVGEADGPRAGLAALAGLDPSLPRHAAVEAYLHERDGDPVTAARLYALAARSAPNIPERDHLTRQAARLNARLRG
- a CDS encoding YciI family protein; the protein is MAKYLLLKHYRGAPASVNDVPMDQWEPEEVSAHVRYMNDFAARLEGTGEFVDSQALSPEGTFVRYDGEGRPPVTDGPFAETKDLIAGWMVIDVETYERALELAGELSAAPGAGGKPIHEWLEVRPFYGVQPTATE
- a CDS encoding PP2C family protein-serine/threonine phosphatase translates to MIESGRPRLRRRYGRGWLVRLSPVILTIVIASLAYATPPEMAFSRLLPAAPALAAAMWPVLPTVLLGTVCLCLMIGLGLVFPDLGTWWTAAGIVAVTVAAAYGSHLRLQRERTLFQVRLVADAAQQVVLSPMPRRFGNIEIESLYLAAAAEARIGGDFYEVVDTPYGVRLLIGDVRGKGLPAVGAAAAIVNAFREAAYDETDMVNVARRMDASSTRYNAAFPPEGPMERFATALLVEIPHVGRHIGILNCGHPPPLLLSRGNLRVLDPDTPSPLLSLAELIGDHYNIDTFDFTPGDLLLLYTDGIAEARARDGEFFPLTAWMRRQPPTPPGELLTALHRDLVHYSRGRLDDDVAALAVRLREP